The Coleofasciculus sp. FACHB-1120 DNA window GCGAACTCCCAAAACTTGGGCGAGATAGCGGACACAAGAGCGAAAGAACTCATGAGCAGTTGCAGAAGCTGTTCCCTCAACCATTAATTGCAGTGCTTCTTCCCTCTGCTTGCGATCGGTAATATCAGTATGGGAACCTGCTATGCGATAGGCTGTGCCGGTTTCATCCCACAATGCCACGCCACGGGTAAGAATCCAGCGCCAGCTACCATCTTTATGGGATGCCCGAAACTCTAGCTCGTAGTTAGGGATTTTCTTCGCTAAATAGGCAAGCATCACCGCTAACACTCGCTCTGAGTCTTCTGGGTGCAGAATTTGCTTGATAGTATCGATGCTATTCGGAATTTCTAAGTCTTCATAGCCCAACATATTTTTCCAGCGAGGCGACAGATATACATCATTTGCTGGAATATTCCAATCCCAAATCCCGCCGTTAACTCCTTCTACCGCTAAAGCAAATCGCTGTTCGCTTTGGCGCAGTGCGGCTTCAGCTTGCTTTTGGTTCGTAATATCGCTGAGGGTGCAAACAATTCGCTCGACAGTTCCATCCTCTGCTAGCTGGGGGTCGGCATTTACTAGCAGCCAGCGGTGATTTTGAGTTTCAAGATGCTCGATTCCCACAACAATGTTATGAATCGGTCGGCGCTGGGCGATGCTAAACTGCACGGGTAATTCTGCGGTTGGGAAGGGTGTACCATCTTCTTGCAGCGACAACCAATTTGCACCAAATACCTGATGCGTTAAATCTTCTGACTGGAGATTGAGGAGATGAATTGCAGCTTGATTGCAGATAAGAATTTCGGCATTAGCATTGAGCAGCAATACTCCCACCTGCATTTCCCGGATCAGCATCCGAAAGCGTTTCTCACTTTCCTGTAACGCTTGCTCTCGAACTGACTGCGCTGTTAAACGCCGATCGAATAGAGCGGATATCAGGGCTAAGCTCAAAATGAACAGGGTCGCAATCCCGATGGCGATCGCCAACCAAGACTGAGTCATGGCGGAGGATGACTCTACTGGAAGGACTTTGTAGGGAATAAAGTGAGTTGCCCACATTCCCGTGTAGTGCATCCCGCTGATAGCAATTCCCATCAGGAAGGCGCTGCCAAATTTCTGCCATAGTAGTCCTTTTAAGGAGCGATCCTGGAGCCGAAATGCCAGCCAAAGCGCCGCAAAAGACGCGCTGATTGCGATCGCGACCGATAGGCTTACCAATCTCCAGTCATACTCAATCGTCGCCTGGATTTGCATGGCTGCCATCCCTGTGTAATGCATCCCACTGATGGCAATTCCCATACAAACGCCGCCACCGATGACAAGCGGGATGGAAACAGCGCGACTCAGCAGCCACAAAGCAATGCTTGAGGCAATAATCCCACACATCAGGGAGAACAGGGTGATCCACACGTCGTAGTTAACAGACTGTGGCAATTGGAAAGCCAGCATGGCAATGAAATGCATTGACCAAATTCCGGTTCCCATTGCCACAGCTCCACCTAGAAGCCAGCGCACTCGCCCCACTTCTACAGCAGACTGCACTCGTCCGGCTAAGTCTAGGGCTGTATAAGAGGCAATTACTGCGATCGCAAAGGAAAGGATTATCAAACTTATGTTATAAGTGCCAGCCATTGCGCTATGCATATCTTTTTCTATGTCGCCAATCTCTAAAAATTAATCGATATAAAAAAGTTTTCCAGGGAAAGGAAGACATTTCTAAATGTCTTCCTTAACCTAGCCTCCCTCAGTCTTCTTGAACTTGCAAGTCCCGTTTTTATCCCCCCCACCCGCATTTAAAAGGGAGAAGAAACTCAAAGTTCGCTTTACAAAGGAGATATCCACGTAAGTCCTATTTGATAAGCCCATCTAATAAGTCCATCCAAAGAACAAATTTCCTCCGTTTTTAGATGAATCAATGAGCATTGCCAAAATTGGACAATTAAAGTCTTTCGAGAATTCGCTTGAAAGTCTGTAATTGGGTACTTGATATTTTTGATGTCATAAGGTAATACATTCAACTAAATCATCAAAGGAAGACAGTACAGTAACGTTCTGTTAGCCACCTAAGCTAGCATTTTTTTATTAAAATATGCCTTAGTAAAATTACTTACCAGACAATCCGCTGAACCCATCACTTTAAGCGATGGGTTCACAAGCCGTGCGGACAAAGAACTTCAGCAGTTCTTGCAATTTAGGCGAACGGATTTGAAAGTAGAATTGCCTACTTTTCCTACTTTTCCTACTTGTTATTCGAGAAGTGCGGCGAGGAATGCCGAAGCCAAGCACATTTACTTCGCTATTCAATCATTCTCAAGCAGATATCCTCATCCTCCAAAGGTAAAGGGTTGCGATCGCGCCTTTTATCTATTTCAACCAAAAAAGTGCGATCGCTTTCTCCTTTTACCCCAGTGTCAACACTCCCGCCGAAAAATTCACCGATAGTGGCAGCATTTTCAACCACTGTAAACCCAGTAAAGGTTCGGGAATTCCTGCTCCCGCTAAAACTGGGATAATATACTCAACTTCATCTATTACAACTTTACCCTGATATATATCAAAAAACTCTTCGCCCCGTGCCAGCTTCATAGCTCGTTCACTTTCAACTTTATGCCAGTCTAAGCTTTGGACATCTTGAGTATCGAGTGCCAGCCAGCCTGTGGTAAAGCCCGTATCTAATAACACTTCAATGGGTATTTTTTCTCCATCATCTGCAATTAAATCAATTTCAAAAATTAGCTCTCCAATCTCACCGAACTTGCCTAGAATCATATCTTGCCGCAAGTTCCGGTTTCATTAAGACGCATGATACCTACCATACCAGTAGGATATTTTTCACGAGCCTTTTGGATAGCTATCTCTTCAGAGGTATCAATAAAATAATCCCCACTGTTTGGTTCAATAATAATGAACCAGTTGTAATGGTCATTCATTAGATGAGGACTAACTTGTGTAAAAATCTCCCGATACCGCTTACCACGGGAATTTTTTTCAGCTTCTTGTCTGACTAGTTCTTCTGGCGGTATTGTGTATTCGGGGAATAATCTACCTTGACGACGCCGACGAATTGGTTGTGTTTTAGTCATGGCTTGGCTTTCTTATTGAAGGATGAGTATTGCTTTTATCATGTATTAAT harbors:
- a CDS encoding aspartyl protease; this translates as MILGKFGEIGELIFEIDLIADDGEKIPIEVLLDTGFTTGWLALDTQDVQSLDWHKVESERAMKLARGEEFFDIYQGKVVIDEVEYIIPVLAGAGIPEPLLGLQWLKMLPLSVNFSAGVLTLG